The DNA sequence CCGTTCAATTTCgcccattcccaaatcaaaatccCTCATTTCAATTGAAACTTCAACCCTAACTctcacttcctctcttcttctctcccactGACGGACGACTGACGACTGGTCATCAGTTTCTCGTGAACACGGTGCTGCCGGAGTTGTCTTCGTCTCTACGATCCACGACGACGACGGCGGCCAGTGGAAACACTTGTGAGAACTGGACGATtggacgacgacgacgacggaAGACTAGAGACTggatgacgacgacgacgactGAACTACTGGACGACTGAACTACTTTGGACTCGAGCTCGACTTCACCTAACTACGACGGGCGACGGACGACTGAACGACTGGACTCTGGAGTACTGGACTCGAGCAGCTCGACTTCACCTCACTACGGCCGACCACGGACGACGGACCAAGGACGACTGACGACGGACTACGGACTACGGACGACGGACGACGGACGACGGACGACGAAGGACTACGGACTATGGTCAAACACCGGATTCGACTTCACCCCTGTTTCTATTATTGCAGAAAgaggtttttgattttttttcctttttgatttctttatattttgtgATCTGGTTAAATGAGCCATACATAGATATAATACCCTATATGCCACATCTGTCTGACCAGAGCTTATCAAGCTGTTTAAAAGGATATTGCAGGTTCTTGAATTTGGTGGTATTCCCTTCTTGTCCATCTCATCCAAAACCCTGTAGGCATTCTTGAACCTATTTACTTTACAGAAAGCACCAATTAAAGCATTATACACAGCAACATCAGCCTTTACTCCATTCCTCTCCATCTCCAGAAATGTGTCTACTGCATCTCCAATCCGGTTCTCTATCCCATAAGTATGAACCAAGATTTCTGTATATAAAAGAAGTTGGCCAACAACCACTACAACTCATGTCTCTAACAACTCTGTGGCAAGCTCTGACACTGTGAGTGTAATTCCGCTGCTTCCCGGCCCATTCAAAGAACCTATAGGTCTGAAATGAATACCAGCATTTTCAACTCTCTTGAGGACATCCTCCACTAAATCTGGTGATACTCTTACTCCGCTCTCATTGAGGCTGGTTTCTAGCCCTACATTTGGGCAAGACATGATAATTTTACATATTCGTTTCACTGGATCAGAAAATTCTTATGTTCTTCACCACAAGCTTATTCATGCAATGCACTCCAAGCTCTTGTTTAACATACTACACATGAAAGGGAATTATTCGGAATCCTTCTATCAGGTTTTCCACAATATTCACCTTTAGTTAGCAACAATTCTAAAAATCTATAAGATCAACCCTACTTGGTTGTCGACTTATAGGTAGATATATCCAGATTCCAGACTTTGATTTCACCTTCacgattgctttttttttttcttttttttttatgtggctGTTTGGATCAAGAAGGATCTTGCAGAAATTTCAAGAAGCTAGTTCACAAACTGGCATCTGCTGCATCATTGGGTTGATTCTCATTAACCCTTGTTTTTTTATACGGATCCGATAGACCATACATAGCTTCCAACCCCTTATGATTTAgcatcttctttttatttttttctgggttaTATAGGAGAAAAGGTTTCTCTCTGTTCAGTTGCAGAAATTATTTGGTAAATTAGAATCACTTTGTTCCACAATTTAGTATACTTTGTTAAAATATGAATGAATATTTGATTGTTAATCGTTAATTCTTTATTCTCAATTCTCATATGTACTCatcatatatattaaatttgaaTAAATATTTGATTGCATATTATGTAGGTACTTGATATTACTGAAAAATGGTTAGAAAAAAGGATAAGTTTTGGGAACATGTACAACAACTTGGGCCGAGCCGTTTTAAATGCAATTATTGTGAACTTGACTACTCTGGTAGAGTTACTCGAGTGAAAGCTCATTTGGCTTGCTTGACTGGCCATGATGTTCAAATTTGTACAAAAGTCCCTGATCATGCTCAAGCTGAAGCCAGTGCAGAAATGAATTTGAGTgcatctaaaaagaaaaggacgaATGAGACCCTAGAAAGTGGAATTGGCTCCACAAGTTCTCTTGGTAGGAGCATTCATCAAACCACAATGGTAGAGTTGGCTGCTAAACAAGACAAGAAGTCATTAGAAAAGATGATAGGAGAATTTTTTGTTAAGaataacatttctttcaatgttaTTCAGACAGAATCTTTTATTCAAATGATGAAAGGTGCTTGTGTCTATGGTCAGGGTTTTGTTATTCCTAGTTACTCTACTCTTCGTACCCGTTTGATTCCTGAAGCTAAGGTAGAGATCATGGAATATGTGAGCAACATAAAGTCAACATGGGGTGGCACAGGTTGCACAATAATGTCTGATTCTTGGACTGACCTAAAGAAGAGGTCTTGGGTCAATGTGATAGCTTATTCTCCTGGTGGGGCTGTATTTCTGAAGTGTATTGATTGTGGTTCAAATAGTATTACTGCTGAATATCTTTTTAGAGAAATATCTAATGTTATTGAAATGCTTGGACCACAACATGTTGTGCAATTTGTTTCAGATAATGGTGCTAACTATAATTGTTGTGGTGATATGTTGATTGGAAAATGGTCTCACATGTATCGAACAAATTGTGCTGCACATGGGATTAATTTGCTTTTAAAGGATATCCATAAGCATGTTAGATGGGTGAGGGAAATTATTGATGATGGTAAACATGTAGTGGATTATATGCACAGGCACACAGCTATTATAGCCTTAATGAGGGAATTCACAAATGCCAAAGAGATTAAGCAGCCTTGCAAGACAAGGTTTGCTACTAATTTTTTAATGCTCCAATCTCTTATTGTAGTTGAGAATGAGTTAAGGCTATTGGTTGCATCATCTGAATGGAGAGGCTTCCATTGCAACAGAGTTGAAATAGCATTAAAGACTGTTAGGATAATTCAATCTGATATATTCTGGGAACAGGCAAAGGAGGTTATTGCTTTTATGGATCCTCTTATTAGGATTCTTCGCCTTGTTGATTCAGATGGTTCCACTGCATGTTACTTGTATGAAGCAACTGTTagggcaaaagaaaaattgaggaAGTTAAAGGAGAGTGATGGAGTAAAGTACTTTACCATATTGGATTTGTTTGATACAAGGGTGGAAAAGAATATAATTCATCCTGTTCATGTGCTTGCTGCAGCTTTAAATCCTAATAATTTGTTTGATGGTGGACTTTT is a window from the Macadamia integrifolia cultivar HAES 741 chromosome 5, SCU_Mint_v3, whole genome shotgun sequence genome containing:
- the LOC122079561 gene encoding uncharacterized protein LOC122079561, with the translated sequence MVRKKDKFWEHVQQLGPSRFKCNYCELDYSGRVTRVKAHLACLTGHDVQICTKVPDHAQAEASAEMNLSASKKKRTNETLESGIGSTSSLGRSIHQTTMVELAAKQDKKSLEKMIGEFFVKNNISFNVIQTESFIQMMKGACVYGQGFVIPSYSTLRTRLIPEAKVEIMEYVSNIKSTWGGTGCTIMSDSWTDLKKRSWVNVIAYSPGGAVFLKCIDCGSNSITAEYLFREISNVIEMLGPQHVVQFVSDNGANYNCCGDMLIGKWSHMYRTNCAAHGINLLLKDIHKHVRWVREIIDDGKHVVDYMHRHTAIIALMREFTNAKEIKQPCKTRFATNFLMLQSLIVVENELRLLVASSEWRGFHCNRVEIALKTVRIIQSDIFWEQAKEVIAFMDPLIRILRLVDSDGSTACYLYEATVRAKEKLRKLKESDGVKYFTILDLFDTRVEKNIIHPVHVLAAALNPNNLFDGGLFIETNTVVKAQECIVATMVPQEDHEQFTAEMVEYRMRNPNLFNITGKSLMKTNHPSKSVS